The following proteins are co-located in the Ailuropoda melanoleuca isolate Jingjing chromosome 13, ASM200744v2, whole genome shotgun sequence genome:
- the LOC105235839 gene encoding uncharacterized protein LOC105235839 isoform X1: MTNQWQSGIKRKAKEARGCYFQNYRLLLERIPSPYGIRIELRTTRGRDRPACPGSAPGDAALGRGPRSRCIYAGAGRVRRVLLLLLLQPPGPISRNPQTSASSRAVGSVSAAVLRRSRGARGRASSATVLEADGDCPLDGFAGRAAGSTHPFLPRRTVVRSARCPPTPVCRAEACWVDLHVQRLRERCRLTSWGLGPGARGQP, translated from the exons ATGACAAACCAGTGGCAAAGcggaataaagagaaaagcaaaagaagcGAGGGGATGTTATTTCCAAAATTACAGGCTGCTCTTGGAAAGGATCCCAAGCCCTTATGGAATCAGAATTGAGCTCCGCACCACCAGGGGGCGCGACAGGCCCGCTTGCCCCGGATCCGCCCCGGGAGACGCCGCTCTAGGCCGCGGCCCGCGCTCCCGCTGCATTTACGCCGGCGCTGGGCGGGTGAGGCGTGTCCTGTTGCTGCTCCTGCTGCAGCCGCCCGGGCCTATCTCCCGCAATCCCCAGACATCCGCATCTTCCCGCGCTGTCGGCTCTGTCAGCGCCGCTGTCCTGCGTCGTAGTCGAGGAGCCCGGG GCCGTGCGAGCTCTGCGACTGTCTTGGAAGCAGATGGAGACTGTCCCTTGGACGGCTTTGCGGGCCGAGCCGCAGGCAGCACGCACCCCTTTCTGCCCCGCAGGACCGTGGTCCGCAGCGCCagatgcccccccacccccgtgtgcAGGGCTGAGGCCTGCTGG GTGGATCTGCACGTGCAGAGGCTCCGTGAGAGGTGTCGTCTTACCAGCTGGGGGCTAGGCCCTGGGGCCCGAG GTCAGCCTTAG
- the LOC105235839 gene encoding uncharacterized protein LOC105235839 isoform X2 has protein sequence MTNQWQSGIKRKAKEARGCYFQNYRLLLERIPSPYGIRIELRTTRGRDRPACPGSAPGDAALGRGPRSRCIYAGAGRVRRVLLLLLLQPPGPISRNPQTSASSRAVGSVSAAVLRRSRGARGRASSATVLEADGDCPLDGFAGRAAGSTHPFLPRRTVVRSARCPPTPVCRAEACWVSLRSGTVEGSPKAVSP, from the exons ATGACAAACCAGTGGCAAAGcggaataaagagaaaagcaaaagaagcGAGGGGATGTTATTTCCAAAATTACAGGCTGCTCTTGGAAAGGATCCCAAGCCCTTATGGAATCAGAATTGAGCTCCGCACCACCAGGGGGCGCGACAGGCCCGCTTGCCCCGGATCCGCCCCGGGAGACGCCGCTCTAGGCCGCGGCCCGCGCTCCCGCTGCATTTACGCCGGCGCTGGGCGGGTGAGGCGTGTCCTGTTGCTGCTCCTGCTGCAGCCGCCCGGGCCTATCTCCCGCAATCCCCAGACATCCGCATCTTCCCGCGCTGTCGGCTCTGTCAGCGCCGCTGTCCTGCGTCGTAGTCGAGGAGCCCGGG GCCGTGCGAGCTCTGCGACTGTCTTGGAAGCAGATGGAGACTGTCCCTTGGACGGCTTTGCGGGCCGAGCCGCAGGCAGCACGCACCCCTTTCTGCCCCGCAGGACCGTGGTCCGCAGCGCCagatgcccccccacccccgtgtgcAGGGCTGAGGCCTGCTGG GTCAGCCTTAGATCTGGAACTGTTGAAGGAAGTCCCAAGGCTGTGAGTCCCTGA